The DNA window GTCGATCATCAGCCCGAACGGCAGGAACGCGATCTTGCTCAAGGCCATGCGCATCTGCGAATTGATCAATGCTTCGCGACCGGCCTGCTGTTCGCCTACCATGCCGATCGACTGCAGATATTTGGGCGTCAGCGCCAACACGATGGTGTCGCCGATCGCTTCGTGGAAGCCATCGTTGGCGCCGTTCTGGAATAGTGGCGGCAGTGGGTTATAGGCCAGGTCGTAATAGATGTGGCCAAGCTCGTGATAGATGGTGGTGAAGTCTGCTTCGGTCGGCTTGATGCACATTTTGGTGCGCACATCCGCACCGATGTTCTGATTCGGTGCCCCTCCCATGTTCATATCCCACGCGCTGGCATGGCAGACCACATCGCGATCCAGCGGTTTGATGAACTGCGAGCGTTGCCAATAGGTATCGGGAAGCGTGGGCATGCCGAGTGAGGTGTAGAAGTCCTGCGCGCGCTCGGTCATCTGTTTGGCAGTGCGCAGCTGTGCCTCGCGCTCGGCATTGAAGCGTGCAGCGGCACCAATATCGCTGCCGCTGCGGTTATTGGCAACGTTGCGCGCCAGCACTGCAGTGAGATTGCCCTGGTACTGCTTTTCCAGCGCCGAGGTGATGTCCAGATCGCCAGCACCAGGATACGGCTGCAGCAGATCCCACAGATTGCTCCAGTCCTGCTGCCACATGTTGCCCATCAGATGCGCTGGCAGCATGCCGCCTGCGACTTCACCCTTGTCCTTGCTGTACTGCGTCGCGAGCTTGCCGCGCGCGTAGCACTGCAGCTGTGCGTATAGCGGTTTGACCTGTTCCCACAGACGGTCGGTTTCGCTGGCCAGTTGCGCTGGTGGCATGTCGTAACCGCTGCGCCACAGTACACCGACATCGGCAAACCCCAAGCCGCGCGCGCCCTCGTTGGCGAGCTCGACAAACCGCTGATAGTCCTTGCGCATCGGCTGCGCGGTGCCATGCCAGCCCTGCCAGGCGTCGAGTTGTTCGTTGTAATCGCGGCTGTTTGCCAATACCTGTTCCAACTCGCCGAGCTGGCGGCAGCGACGCTGCTCGCCATCGCCCACGCAATAACTCCCTGCGCTGTAATCGCCTTCCATCTTGGCCGCGATCCGGGTCAGCTCGGCCAGCTTGGCCGGGTCGCGCGGTGCGGGCAGGGCGCTCATCAATTTCAGCAATTGCAGCGCACGCACGCTGTCGGCCGACATTGGGGTGCCTGCGTATTGCTTGGATTGTTCGATCCAGCGATCCAACTGGGCCAGCGAGCGCTCGTTGGCCTTGGCCACCAGCAATTGCGAGTCGCCGTTGATGTAGGTCGACGACAGCCATTGCGCAGCGGTGAGTTCGGGATACGCCGCCTTGTACTCGGCACTGATGCGCGCCACGAACTGGTCGGCGCTTTCATCAGGCGCGGGCTTGGTCGCGACCGGTTTGGCCGGCGGTGCCGCATTCGGACGGCAGGCCGATAACGACACGGTGCCGGCAATCGCGGCAAATGTCAGCAACAGCGAACGAGGATTCACGGTTGGTCCTTGCGGTGACGTCCGGCGAAGGCTAGAGCGCGCCGTGTTTCAGGGCAAGTGGCGCCGCACATGCGCGACGCGGCGACAGTCATTCCACGCGTGGCCGATCAGTGCAGTGCGCGGCCTGCGCACTGCGCAAACAGATCGCGCTCAGGTGCGTAGACGCTGCTCTTGACCTGCATCAGTCCCAGCACCGACGGGAACAACGCATCGTGATCGGTG is part of the Xanthomonas fragariae genome and encodes:
- a CDS encoding M2 family metallopeptidase, coding for MNPRSLLLTFAAIAGTVSLSACRPNAAPPAKPVATKPAPDESADQFVARISAEYKAAYPELTAAQWLSSTYINGDSQLLVAKANERSLAQLDRWIEQSKQYAGTPMSADSVRALQLLKLMSALPAPRDPAKLAELTRIAAKMEGDYSAGSYCVGDGEQRRCRQLGELEQVLANSRDYNEQLDAWQGWHGTAQPMRKDYQRFVELANEGARGLGFADVGVLWRSGYDMPPAQLASETDRLWEQVKPLYAQLQCYARGKLATQYSKDKGEVAGGMLPAHLMGNMWQQDWSNLWDLLQPYPGAGDLDITSALEKQYQGNLTAVLARNVANNRSGSDIGAAARFNAEREAQLRTAKQMTERAQDFYTSLGMPTLPDTYWQRSQFIKPLDRDVVCHASAWDMNMGGAPNQNIGADVRTKMCIKPTEADFTTIYHELGHIYYDLAYNPLPPLFQNGANDGFHEAIGDTIVLALTPKYLQSIGMVGEQQAGREALINSQMRMALSKIAFLPFGLMIDRWRWGVFDGSITPEHYNQAWWELKAKYQGVAPVSVRGEAFFDAGAKYHVPGNTPYTRYFLAHIMQFQFYKGLCQAAGHQGPLYACSFYGNKDAGQKFWSMLQRGASQPWQTTLKELTGNDRLDAGPMLEYFAPMNEWLKQQNQGQLCGWQATATSPPTQPAATPSVEQPQHLRHSGADTLRRRQLN